In Anaerococcus prevotii DSM 20548, the genomic window TTTCAAAATTCCTCCTTATTTTAAAAAAACGGGCCTGCCCTATGAAAGTGCCCCATCAGAGAACTTCCCATAATTCTCTGACAGGATGCAACTATCATTTTATAAACAGTCCCGATTATTTATCAGCAAGGAAAGCATCTATAAAGCCTTGGATGTCTCCATCCATCACAGCTTCTACATTTCCCATCTCGAAACCCGTCCTGTGGTCTTTGACCAGGGTATAAGGTTGGAAAACATAGGATCTGATTTGGCTGCCCCAAGCGATTTGGGAGTAGCTTCCTTGTATGTCTTCGATTTTTTCTCTTTGCTCTTCTTCTTTGATCTGAACAAGCTTACTTTTCAAAAGATTCATTGCAGTCTGTCTATTTTGGATTTGGCTACGTTCTGCCTGACTTGTCGCAACTACACCGGTTGGTATGTGGGTAATCCTTACGGCAGAGTCGGTCTTATTGACGTGCTGGCCTCCTGCTCCACTTGCCCTGTAGGTATCTATTCTTAGGTCTGACGGGTCGATATCAAGTTCGATATTCTCATCAAGCTCTGGGAATACATCGACAGAGGCAAAAGAAGTGTGTCTTCTGGATTGGCTATCGAAAGGAGAAATCCTCACAAGTCTGTGGACTCCCTTTTCTGCCTTAAGATATCCGTAAGCATAAGGACCAGTAACATGCATGGTAGCCGACTTGATTCCACCTGCTTCTTCATTGTTTAAATCTTTAATCTCATACTTGAAGCCGATACTATCGAAGTATCTCTTATACATCCTAAAGAGCATATCCGCCCAGTCTGTAGCCTCAAGTCCACCGGCTCCTGCATTGATTGATATATAGGCATTGTTCTTGTCATATTCCCCATCAAGTTGGGTCCTAAGCTTCATCTGAGTGGCAAGCTTAGCGAGGTTTTTTAGAGAATCTTCGACTTCTTCTATAGTATCTGTCTCTTTCTCTTCGCTCATCTCCACAAGATCAAGCATATCTGTATTGTCTACTAAGCCATTTTCAAGCTTTTTGTAATCGGAAAGCTCGTCTTTCTTACTTGCAAGATCCGCCATTATCTTTTGGGCCTTATCCGAATCGTTCCAGAAATCAGGACTCGCTGATTGTTTCTCGAGTTCTTTTATCTCTTTTTCCAAGCTAGCTGGGTCAAAGAGAATCTCCGATTAGTTTTAGTTTTTGGCTTAAATCCTCTATATCAGATCTTAATTCAAATATTTCCTTCATATTATTTCTTTACATCGCCCTTTTTGGCTTCTCGTTCGAGTCTCCTGCGTTCTGCTCTATTAAGACCTTCCATATCTTCTTCCTCTTGGCCTTCTAGGTGCTCTTCGCTAGGTTTAAGGACTTGTTTTCTTTCAATATTTTGTCTGATCTCTACACTTAGCATGTACTTAACAGTGTCTTCTTGGATAGATCTAGTCATATCTTCATACATGTCGAAACCTTCGTTTGTGTAGGCTCTTACTGGGTCCTCTTGTCCCATAGCCCTTACACCGATTTCTTTTCTCATTTGATCCATAGCATCGATATGATCCATCCATTTTTGATCGATTACCCTAAGTAGGATTACTCTTTCTACCTCTCTCATATTCTCAGATCCGAAGGTCGCTTCCTTATCTTCATATTTAGCAAGGGTCGCATCTGTGATGTAGTTGATTAGGTCTTGTTGGCTATAAGAGTTGATGTTTTCGAAGTGAAGGCTCTTTACAGGCATAGCAAGTCCATGTAGATAGTTTAGTAGGGCTGTCATCTCCCAGTTTTCCGGTTTGATTTCTGGGTTGGTAAAGGTGTAAACAGCATTTGCTATTACATCTTTGATCATAGCTACTATAGTCTCTTTCATGTCTTGACCAAAGAGAACCTCTCTTCTTTCGTTGTAGATGATAGTTCTTTGTTTGTTCATAACATCGTCGTATTGGAGGACTCTTTTTCTTGTAGCGAAGTTGTTAGCCTCAACCCTTGTTTGGGCACGTTCTACGGATTTAGATACCATCCTAGAAACTATTGGCTCATTTTCGTCATAGTTATATTTTTCAACAAACTTAGCTACAGCCTCACCACCGTTAAGTCTAATGAGGTCATCTTCAAGTGATATAAAGAATCTTGATTTACCTGGGTCTCCTTGACGTCCTGAACGACCCCTAAGCTGGTTATCTATACGACGAGACTCGTGTCTTTCTGAACCTATGATATAAAGTCCGCCTACTTCCTTAACCTTCTCAGCTTCAGCCTTGATTTCAGGCCTAAAGATGTCCTTGTAGTGTCTGTATTTCTTTCTTGCATCAAGGACAGCTTGGTCGGTAGTTTCTGCAAATGAATCTACTTGTTCGAGCACATCCTCTGCCACACCCTCTCTTTTTAGCTTAGTCATAGCCATATGGTCTACGTTACCACCGAGCATAATATCTGTACCACGTCCTGCCATGTTGGTTGCGATAGTTACTTGATTTAGTCTACCAGCTTGGGCAACAATATCAGCTTCTCTCTCGTGGTTTTTCGCATTGAGGACTGTATGAGAAATACCAGCCTTTTTTAGGGCATTGGACAATCTCTCACTTGCTTCTATAGAGATAGTACCTACTAGGATTGGTTGGCCTGTAGCATGTACCTTGTTAATCTCATCTATAATTGCGTTAAACTTACCACGTTCGTTGATATATACATAGTCCACATCATCTTGTCTTTGAACAGGTCTATTAGTTGGGATTTCTACTACGTCTAGTTTGTAAATTTCACTAAACTCGTCTTCTTCAGTCATAGCTGTACCTGTCATACCAGATAGCTTGTCATACATCCTAAAGTAGTTTTGGAAGGTAATTGTAGCAAGAGTCTTACTTTCTGCCTTAACCTCAACTCCTTCTTTGGCCTCTATGGCTTGGTGAAGACCATCTGAGAATCTCCTACCTTGCATGATACGACCAGTAAACTCATCTACGATTTCAACCTCGCCGTGATTTACTACATAGTCGATATCTCTTGTCATAGTAGTATTTGCCTTTAAGGCATTGTTGATATAGTGGGCAAGCTCGATATTATCAGTATCGGATAAGTTCTCTATACCGAAGAACTTCTCTGCCTTGGCAGTTCCCTTTTCTGTAAGGTTGGATGTTTTTCTCTTCTCATCTACTAGGAAATCAACATCTTCTACCTTAAACTCCCTATCGAATGGGTCGATATCAGCATCCTCGTTAGGATCTAGGATTCTTCCTTCTAGGGTTTGGATAAACTCATTTGCCTTAACATAAGTATCTGTAGACTCATCTCCTTGGCCGGAAATAATAAGTGGAGTTCTAGCCTCATCTATTAAGATTGAGTCGACCTCGTCTACTATAGCATAGTGAAGGTCTCTTTGAACCATGTCGTCCTTATAGATTACCATGTTATCTCTTAGGTAGTCAAAACCAAATTGGTTGTTGGTTCCGTAAGTGATGTCTGCAAGGTAATTCTTTCTTCTTTCAGAATTAGTTAGACCATAGACAATACATCCTACTGTAAGGCCAAGGAAGGTATGTACCTTACCCATCCACTCTTGGTCACGCTTAGCAAGGTAGTCGTTTACAGTAACTACATGGACTCCCCTACCAGTTAGGGCATTAAGATAAGAAGGAAGGGTTGCAACAAGTGTCTTACCTTCACCTGTTCTCATCTCTGCGATTTGTCCGTTGTGAAGAACAATACCACCGAGTAGTTGGACAGGATAGTGCTTCATTCCAAGAACTCTAGAACTTGCTTCTCTAACAACAGCAAATGCCTCAACCAAAAGGTCATCAACAGTCTCGCCTTGGCTTAGTCTTTGCTTAAATTCACTAGTTTTGTTTTGTAATTGTACATCTGTCAGTTTTTGCATTGATTCATCTAGGGCAAGAATTTGATCGACAAGTTTCATATTTTGATCAATTTCTTTTTGGCTAAATGACTTAAAAAAATTAAATAATGCCAAATTATTCACTCTCCAATTCTTCTACGAAAGCAAATTAAATAGCTTCCTATAGATTTTTCTATATATCTTAAAGCATAAATGTGATTTAACAAGTGTTTACACTTCAAATATTCGCTCCTACTACTATACCAGTTAATTTCGATAAAAAAATACTTCTTTGACATTTTTCACAAAATTTAAATACATTATTATTTATATGGAAATTATAGATGAAAAAAGGAAAAAAGAAAAGATCTCTCGACTAGGCTCGACGGTAGTTTGCTGCCTCAGAAACAAGCCCGTCCGGCTCATGGAGGACCTCACCTCGCAAAGCCTCGAATAAGGTCTGTCATTAATTCACTAACGTTCATTGTGATCAGAACCATTAGATATAAGGGGAAAGAAAACGAAGTTTTCACTAGAATTATTAGAACGCCATTCGGAGTTCTTTTGCCCTTTGTTCCTACGAAACAAAAGTCACTACACTATTTGTCTTTCAGACAAATAGTGGCCCAGCAGGAGGGCAACCTTACCTCGACCGAAGCGGAGAGGTCTCACGCAGTTATCAATATCAAAACAGCAAAGTATATGAGTTGAGATAAACTTAAACGAGAGTTACGCCATCTCGAAGGAGGCACGACTGAGAGATCTACAATCTATGATGACATATAGATATATAAGTTCAAGTTATCTATGTAAATAAATCAATAACTAAATCTCCAACCAAACATGTCCCAAGGTTCTGTAGACCTCTCGTCGCTTCCCTGTGGAAGCTCTGTCGAGGTGGTGGATCAAGGAATTTTTAATAAAAAATACAAAATATGATTAGAGATATCTCGACTACGCTCGACGGTAGTTTGCGGCCTCAGAAACAAGCCAGTCCGGCTCATGGAGGACCTCACCTCGCAAAGCCTCGATTAAGGTCTGTCATCAATTCACTAACGTTCATTGTGACCAGAACCATTAGATATAAGGGCTGGGAGGATGTACGCTCGATGTAAAGGTGGGTAGAGAAGCTAAAGGTTAGCAAAAAATCTCCTCAAAAAAGAAGGCCACTCGGGACCTTCCTTCTCTTTATATGAAGTTTTATAATGTATAAGTTATCTCGTATATTTATTTAAGTCTAGGAATGATTTGGCCGTAGTCGCCTTTTCTTCTCTTGTATACTACTCTTACATCTGCGTCTTCGCTATCTAGGTATACAAAGAAGTTATGACCTAGAAGTTCCATTTGTAGGATTGCTTCCTCGGCTGACATTGGCTTAACGTGGATTTCCTTTACCCTTTTGATATTTATATTGTCATCGTTTTCCTCTTCTTCATAAGGCTCGAGGTTTTCGAATTTGATGCTTTCTCCTTTTTGTCTGCCTCTCATAAGTTTTGTCTTGTTCTTCCTTACTTGGCGGAGCAGACCGTCGATATTTCTATCGATTGCTGTTGGATAAGTCTCATCACTGGTTTCAGATCTTAGAATTCTACCATTATCTAGGAAGGCTGTAGTTTCAACTACAAAGTCATTTCCTTCTTTGGCAAACCTAACATCCATTTCTTGTTGGTCATGGAAGTATTTATCTAGCCTATCAAATTTCTTTATAGATTCATTTCTGATATCGTCTGTTAGTGTAAAATTCTTGGCTATTAAATTTAATTTCATAATACCCTCCTATTGTCTTTTTATTATTTTACCCAAATTCATAATTAATAAACGTTTTCTTAATATTTTTTCTTACTTTCTTTCTTTATTATCATAATAAGAGTGTTTCAATATTTTTAATAAAGTATAATAAATAAAGATATGTAAAGGAGTAACTATGAAAGATACAAAATTAAGAGATATCTTGGACTATGAATTCTTATCTAGTCTTGATATTTCAAGTGACTATAGAAAAATTTCCTACAAAAAAACAATAGGAAATTACAAGGAAAACAGATACGACAGCAATTTATGGATTTATGACACCGAAACTTGCGAAAACTATCAAATTACTGATGATAAGAAGGCGACAATTTCTGCCTTTAACAAGGATTCTAATCTAGTTTACAAGAAAGAATCCACAGATGAGGCTGATATTTTCTATGTCAAAGACGGTACAGGTCTAGGCCATGAGTACTTTTCTATAGACAAAGATGTAGATATGATAAAGCACTTAGGAGGCGACCTCTTTCTAGTGAAAGCAAAAGAAAAGAAAAGCAAGGAAGATAAGGAAAAGGACAAGGAAAACTCCTACTCTAAGGAAATCGACAAGCTTCCTTTCTACCTAAATGGCGCAGGCTTTATCAAGGATGAGGACTCTGCCCTATATTTTTATGACGCATCAGAAGATAGGCTCGAACTTATCAAGGACTTTAAGGCGGAAGATAAGCTAAGCTTTGTCGATATCAGTAAGGATTCTAGCAAAATCCTCCTCCTTAGGGGTAATTTCACAGATAATTCTGTAATGGAGCTTAAGGAAGACCTCCTCCTTCTCGATACAAAATCAGGGGAAATGACCCTCCTAATCGAGAACGAATTCTCCTACTATACTGCAAGATTTATCGAAGATAGGATAATCTTTGTAGCGACCGATATGAAAAAGGGCGGGGTCAATGAAGATTGTTTTATTTATTCATGTGACTTTGAGGGAGCTTATAAGAAAATTAGCCCAGACGATTTCGATATGGCCTTTGGTAATTCCATAGGTACTGATGCAAGATTCGGATCTTCTAGGACCTTCGATGTAAAGGGCGACAGGCTATATTTCGTCGTAACCGACTATGAAAAGTCCAAGCTCTTATCCATAAGTCTTGCTGGAGATATCAGAGAAGAAATCTCAGAAGGCGTTGAAGACTTCGTCCTAGGAGATGATGATATCTACTACCTTGCAATGGGAGTTGATACTCTTTCTGAGCTTAAGAAAAAGTCTACAGGCGAAACTCTTATAGCAAACAAGGTTCCTTCTGAAGTCCACCCTATCGAAACTTTTGACTTCGTATCAAATGGCGATGAGCTTACCGGCTACGTCCTCCTTCCAAAGGACTTCGATAAGAAGAAGAAATACCCAACCCTTCTTTCCGTCCATGGTGGACCAAAGACAGAGTTTTCTGACATCTTCCACCACGAGCACCAGATGTTTGCATCAGCAGGTTACATTGTAATTTACACCAACCCACACGGTTCAAGTGGTAGAGGAGTCAAGTTCTCCGACATCCGTGGCAGATACGGAGATATTGACTACGATGACCTTATGACCTTTACCGACCTTGCCATAGAAAAATACCCACAAATCGATACAGAAAAAATGGGAGTCTATGGCGGAAGTTACGGTGGTTTTATGACAAATTGGACCATAGGCCACACCGACCGTTTCGCGGCAGCTTGTAGCCAAAGATCTATCTCAAACTGGACAAGCTTTTATGGAGTATCAGACATAGGCTACTACTTCGCTCCTGACCAAACAGCAAGCGATATGTGGGATAATCTCGACAAAATGTGGGACCAATCTCCAATCAAATACGCCCCAAAGGTCACGACCCCAACCCTCTTCATCCACTCTGATGAAGACTATAGGTGTCCACTAGAGCAGGGGCTTCAAATGTATACGAGAATCAAGGAAAATGGCACAGATACTAAGATGTACATCTTCCATGGGGAAAATCACGAACTATCTCGATCTGGAAAACCAAAGGGCAGGATCAAGAGACTAGAAGCAATCAAAGAATGGTTTGATAAGTATCTCAAAGATGAATAAGAACAAGCCTAAGACAAAAAACTTTCTCCTGAATCTAATAAATAGGGTAGCAAATCATGACATAATGACCTATTCCGCTGCCCTATCCTTCTACCTCCTACAAGCATCCATACCACTTATTATGGTTCTCGTAAGTGTACTGTCCTACTTTATATCAGGTAGAGAGGATATCATATATAGATTTTTGGACTTTTTACCCAATACCACAATAGAGCTAATAGCGGAAGTGATAGATATCCTACTTATCTCCTCCCAATCTCCAACAGTGACAACTATCACAATTCTCTTTGCCCTATGGTCTGCTACAAGTGGTATCAACAAGCTAGTAAATGCGATAAATCACGCCTACGGCCTCCACAAACAAAAACAAGCTATCAAACAAAGACTAATGAGCGTACTCTTTACCCTTATTTTCATAAGTCTGATAGTCTTTATGTTGATATTTCAAATCTATGGTACAAGCATAATAAATATCTTCAATGCCCAAATCATAGAGAAAATCACCGTACATTTTAATACCAATATCCAAAAGGCCCTGGACATGATATCTTCGCCCCTATTTAAGCTAATAACCTTTGTCCTACCCTTTCTCATAATGGCCATAGCTATAGGAGTATTCTACAGATACTCCCCTTCCAAGGCCAACAACAGAATAAGTGTCAAGGAAGCCTTCTGTGGAGGATTGTTCGCAACAGTTGCCATATTTATAGCAAGCTTTATATACTCCTACTTCGTAAACAACTACTCCAACCAGTCCCTAGTCTATGGAGCCCTAGCAGGAATCCTTGCCCTATTTATCTGGCTTTTGATGGTATCAACCATCATTATCCTAGGAGCAGAATGCATAGCAGCCTACAGGGAAGGCTACAAGGAAGACTTCTTCGACAAAGAAGTAAATACAGAAGATGAGTCCAGCTTAAAAGACAACGTAATAGAATTGATAAGGAAAAAAGGAAATGAAAAATGAGATGAGAAGATTCTTCCTAAACCTCCGTCGAGAGTTGGGAAGAGAAAAAATCGAAGAATATTCAGATGAAATTTACGATAAACTAATAAAAACAGACCTCTACCAAAATGCAGAGACCATCTTTGTCTATGTATCGATGGATAAGGAAATAAATACAGAAAAAATCATCCGAAAATCCCTAGAAGACGGCAAGGAAATCTACGTGCCTTTCATAGAAGGAAAAGAAATGAAGGCAAAAAAACTAGAAAAATACGAAGACCTTGTAGAAGGAAAATTTAAAATAAAAACCACAAGATCAGATATCTCAATAGAAAACCCAGACTTGACCCTAGTCCCAGGACTAACTTTCGACAAAAATAAAAACAGAATAGGCTATGGAGGAGGCTACTACGATAAGTTCCTGGCAAAAACTAAAACAAGAAGCCTAGGCCTATTCGCGAGCCCCTTCGAATCAATAGAAATCCCAACAGAAGAATACGACATAGCCCTGGACTATATACTTACAGACGAAGGTTTGTTCTAAGAAAGATGTGAAAGTAGAGATGTCTCGACTAGGCTCGACACTAGGGGGGGAAACATAATGAGATATCTCGACTTACGCTCGACGGTAGTTTGCGGCCTCAACTACGCCTCACCTCGCAAAGCCTCGATTAAGGTCTGTCATCAATTCCCTAACGTTCATTGTGACCAGAACCATTAGATATAAGGGGAAAGAAAACGAAGTTTTCTCTCTCTTTCCCTTATTTCGAAACAAGCCCGTCCGGCTCATGGAGGACTGGAGAAATCTCTCGAGAAATAGTAAAAGAATAATTCTTTTAGGCCCAACCATTATAGTACTTCTTTAAATTAACCCATCTCGAACGCATGTGAGAGATCTACAGTCTATGACGACACTTGTATATAAAAGTTAATCTTATCTACGAAATCCAAAGAGATATCTCGACTTACGCTGACATAGGAATTTAAAACAAAACAAATCGCATAATCTCAAGCTTCCTATTCTCCTCCCTTTTTTTATTTCATTTTTTATTTGACAAGTTTCAAAAGCCCATGTATAATTTGAAACATAGAAAACAAACTATGATAAGAAAAGTAGATTTGATGGACCTACACAGAGAGGCTATGGTTGGTGAGAATAGTCTAGAAAAGTCGAATTGAAAATGGCCTTTGAGTTTCTTGCCCGATATTTAAGGTAAGACGTATTCGCACGTTATAGCGATAGGGTATGCTAGTACCCGATGAGTTATTAATCGCAAGATTAATATGAATTAAGGTGGTAACACGAGCTTTAAGCTTCGTCCTTTGGGGACGGAGCTTTTTTTGATATAAGGATACATAGTTAAATTTTCTAATGGCGCCAAATTGTTAACCTGTCCCTTCCTATATACCGAATATATTATGCATGGTATAAAATTATTAGAAATTATTAAAGAGGTAAATTAATATGTCAAAAAGATTTTTAACTGTTGGATCATTACTAAGAAACGAAGAACTACTAAAATATAAGAGAGAAATTGAAGGAAGAGAAGATATCACCTATCCTTTCTACGACGACCTAGAAGGTTACAAAGAATGCGAAGATAAGTCAGTTGCTGAGATTGTCGAAAAACAATTAGACCATGGTCTCGTCCAAGTAACAGATGGTGAATATTCTAAGTCCCTATGGCACCTTGACTTCGTTTGGGGTCTTGATGGATGCGAGAGATTTATCAACAAGACTGGTTATTTCTTCAGAGAAAAAGATTCTGATGAGAAGTTCGAGACAAGAAAAGATATTGGGATTAAAATCACCGGCAAGATTTCTGGCAAAAACCACGTCTTTATCGAACATTTCAAAAGATTAAAGGACCTTGTCGATGGAAGAGCTGAGGTTAAACAATGCATCCCTTCCCCATCTCATATCTATGGTGACTTTGTAAATTCAAATGTTATAGCTGATTCCACATACAAGGATAATGATAGTTTTGAAGCTGACCTTAAACAAGCTTACAAGGACTTCCTAGACGACTTCAAAAAAGTCGGTGGAAAAATCATCCAATTTGATGACTGTCTTTGGGAACAATTCGCTAAGGAAAACAAGGAAAACCAATACGATAACAACCAAACTGACCTTGATAAGGACCTAGCCCTTGCCCAAAAATACATCGACATCAACAACGAACTAATCGATTACGGTCACGAGCTTGGCCTTACAGTCTACACCCACAACTGTAGGGGTAACTACTCATCTAGAAACTTCTCCGATGGAACATATGAATCAATCGCCGACCTATTTTTCAAAAATCTAAAATACGATAGGTTCTACCTAGAATGGGACGACGAAAGAGCAGGATCAGTTAAGGCACTCGAGGCCTTCAACAACAGAGACGACGTAGAAATTGTCCTAGGCTTCCTATCAAGCAAGACCAACACCCTAGATGATGAAAAAAGAGCCTTCAACCTCTTAGAAGAGGCAAGTAAAATCATCGACAAGGACAGACTCTATCTCTCCCACCAATGTGGTTTCGCTTCATGTGACTGTGGAAACGAACTTACAGAAGAAGAACAATGGGCCAAAATAGACCAAGGTCACAGGATTGCAGAAGAATTCTGGGGCGAATAATGACAGACCCATCCAAACTATTAAAAGAGTTAAAAGATAAGAAGTGGATAAGCCTAAGTCATGTCGTAACAAGTAACATCCCCCACTTCGAAGCCTTTAACCCACTAAGAACAAAAGACATAGCGACAATAGACGAAGACGGATTTTGGGGTAACGAAATTACAATCGGAAGCCAATACGGCACCCATATCGACGCCCCAAACCACTTCGCCAAAGGCACAAGAACCCTCCTCCAAATCCCCTTTGCCGAAAGATGCCTTCCCCTATATGTAATAGATATCTCTAATAAAGTAGAAAAAAATCCTGACTACGAGATCACAAAAGAAGACATCCTAGAATTCGAAGAAGAAAATGGAAAAATCAAAGCTAAGTCCTTCGTTGCCCTAAGAACAGACTGGTCCAAAAAATTTGGCGACAAGGACGCCTTCATCAACAAGGACGATAAAGGAATCGAGCATACTCCTGGCTGGTCCCTAGAAGCCTTGAAGTTCCTCCACGAAGAAAGAGACGTCACAGCCATAGGCCACGAAACCCTAAACACCGACTCAGGCCTCAAACTCTACGAAAACAAGGCCCTAGAAGCGGAATACTACTGGCTAAGCCAAGACAAATACCAAGTCGAAGTCCTAACAAATCTAGACAAGCTCCCACAAACAGGAGCAATAATAACAATCTCCTACCCACAAATATCAGGAATCTCAGGATTTTCTGCAGAAGTTAACGCAATATACTAAACAATTACAAAATTTAATATCTCCTACAAAGCCCGGCAAAGACCGGGCTTTTCATGTGGGAAAATAAGATAATTGTAAGATGAGATCTCTTGACTATACTCAATGGTAGGTAAATTTAATAGATATCTCGACTTATGCTCGAGATAAGGACGTGAGAAAACATAGTTTACTTTCTATTTCCCCTTACCTCGACCGAAGCGGAGAGGTCTCACGCAAATACCTACATCAAATAATAATATATATACTCAGAAATCAATCTCAAAAAACAGTTATTCCATCTCGACAGAGCGCAGCGACGAGAGATCTACAGTCTATGATGACACGTAGATCTTAAAGATTAAGTCATCTACTTAAATCTATAACTAACAAATTCTCCAATCAAACACGTCCCAAAGTTCTGTAGACCTCTCGTCGCTTCCTCGTGGAAGCTCTGTCGAGGTGGAGAATAAGGAATTTTTATAATAAAAGATACAGATTATAGTACGAGATATCTCGACTACGCTCGATATAAGGGTGGG contains:
- a CDS encoding 5-formyltetrahydrofolate cyclo-ligase, producing the protein MKNEMRRFFLNLRRELGREKIEEYSDEIYDKLIKTDLYQNAETIFVYVSMDKEINTEKIIRKSLEDGKEIYVPFIEGKEMKAKKLEKYEDLVEGKFKIKTTRSDISIENPDLTLVPGLTFDKNKNRIGYGGGYYDKFLAKTKTRSLGLFASPFESIEIPTEEYDIALDYILTDEGLF
- the prfB gene encoding peptide chain release factor 2 (programmed frameshift) — translated: MKEIFELRSDIEDLSQKLKLIGDSLDPASLEKEIKELEKQSASPDFWNDSDKAQKIMADLASKKDELSDYKKLENGLVDNTDMLDLVEMSEEKETDTIEEVEDSLKNLAKLATQMKLRTQLDGEYDKNNAYISINAGAGGLEATDWADMLFRMYKRYFDSIGFKYEIKDLNNEEAGGIKSATMHVTGPYAYGYLKAEKGVHRLVRISPFDSQSRRHTSFASVDVFPELDENIELDIDPSDLRIDTYRASGAGGQHVNKTDSAVRITHIPTGVVATSQAERSQIQNRQTAMNLLKSKLVQIKEEEQREKIEDIQGSYSQIAWGSQIRSYVFQPYTLVKDHRTGFEMGNVEAVMDGDIQGFIDAFLADK
- a CDS encoding alpha/beta hydrolase family protein is translated as MKDTKLRDILDYEFLSSLDISSDYRKISYKKTIGNYKENRYDSNLWIYDTETCENYQITDDKKATISAFNKDSNLVYKKESTDEADIFYVKDGTGLGHEYFSIDKDVDMIKHLGGDLFLVKAKEKKSKEDKEKDKENSYSKEIDKLPFYLNGAGFIKDEDSALYFYDASEDRLELIKDFKAEDKLSFVDISKDSSKILLLRGNFTDNSVMELKEDLLLLDTKSGEMTLLIENEFSYYTARFIEDRIIFVATDMKKGGVNEDCFIYSCDFEGAYKKISPDDFDMAFGNSIGTDARFGSSRTFDVKGDRLYFVVTDYEKSKLLSISLAGDIREEISEGVEDFVLGDDDIYYLAMGVDTLSELKKKSTGETLIANKVPSEVHPIETFDFVSNGDELTGYVLLPKDFDKKKKYPTLLSVHGGPKTEFSDIFHHEHQMFASAGYIVIYTNPHGSSGRGVKFSDIRGRYGDIDYDDLMTFTDLAIEKYPQIDTEKMGVYGGSYGGFMTNWTIGHTDRFAAACSQRSISNWTSFYGVSDIGYYFAPDQTASDMWDNLDKMWDQSPIKYAPKVTTPTLFIHSDEDYRCPLEQGLQMYTRIKENGTDTKMYIFHGENHELSRSGKPKGRIKRLEAIKEWFDKYLKDE
- the secA gene encoding preprotein translocase subunit SecA, encoding MALFNFFKSFSQKEIDQNMKLVDQILALDESMQKLTDVQLQNKTSEFKQRLSQGETVDDLLVEAFAVVREASSRVLGMKHYPVQLLGGIVLHNGQIAEMRTGEGKTLVATLPSYLNALTGRGVHVVTVNDYLAKRDQEWMGKVHTFLGLTVGCIVYGLTNSERRKNYLADITYGTNNQFGFDYLRDNMVIYKDDMVQRDLHYAIVDEVDSILIDEARTPLIISGQGDESTDTYVKANEFIQTLEGRILDPNEDADIDPFDREFKVEDVDFLVDEKRKTSNLTEKGTAKAEKFFGIENLSDTDNIELAHYINNALKANTTMTRDIDYVVNHGEVEIVDEFTGRIMQGRRFSDGLHQAIEAKEGVEVKAESKTLATITFQNYFRMYDKLSGMTGTAMTEEDEFSEIYKLDVVEIPTNRPVQRQDDVDYVYINERGKFNAIIDEINKVHATGQPILVGTISIEASERLSNALKKAGISHTVLNAKNHEREADIVAQAGRLNQVTIATNMAGRGTDIMLGGNVDHMAMTKLKREGVAEDVLEQVDSFAETTDQAVLDARKKYRHYKDIFRPEIKAEAEKVKEVGGLYIIGSERHESRRIDNQLRGRSGRQGDPGKSRFFISLEDDLIRLNGGEAVAKFVEKYNYDENEPIVSRMVSKSVERAQTRVEANNFATRKRVLQYDDVMNKQRTIIYNERREVLFGQDMKETIVAMIKDVIANAVYTFTNPEIKPENWEMTALLNYLHGLAMPVKSLHFENINSYSQQDLINYITDATLAKYEDKEATFGSENMREVERVILLRVIDQKWMDHIDAMDQMRKEIGVRAMGQEDPVRAYTNEGFDMYEDMTRSIQEDTVKYMLSVEIRQNIERKQVLKPSEEHLEGQEEEDMEGLNRAERRRLEREAKKGDVKK
- a CDS encoding 5-methyltetrahydropteroyltriglutamate--homocysteine methyltransferase encodes the protein MSKRFLTVGSLLRNEELLKYKREIEGREDITYPFYDDLEGYKECEDKSVAEIVEKQLDHGLVQVTDGEYSKSLWHLDFVWGLDGCERFINKTGYFFREKDSDEKFETRKDIGIKITGKISGKNHVFIEHFKRLKDLVDGRAEVKQCIPSPSHIYGDFVNSNVIADSTYKDNDSFEADLKQAYKDFLDDFKKVGGKIIQFDDCLWEQFAKENKENQYDNNQTDLDKDLALAQKYIDINNELIDYGHELGLTVYTHNCRGNYSSRNFSDGTYESIADLFFKNLKYDRFYLEWDDERAGSVKALEAFNNRDDVEIVLGFLSSKTNTLDDEKRAFNLLEEASKIIDKDRLYLSHQCGFASCDCGNELTEEEQWAKIDQGHRIAEEFWGE
- the hpf gene encoding ribosome hibernation-promoting factor, HPF/YfiA family, with protein sequence MKLNLIAKNFTLTDDIRNESIKKFDRLDKYFHDQQEMDVRFAKEGNDFVVETTAFLDNGRILRSETSDETYPTAIDRNIDGLLRQVRKNKTKLMRGRQKGESIKFENLEPYEEEENDDNINIKRVKEIHVKPMSAEEAILQMELLGHNFFVYLDSEDADVRVVYKRRKGDYGQIIPRLK
- a CDS encoding YihY/virulence factor BrkB family protein → MNKNKPKTKNFLLNLINRVANHDIMTYSAALSFYLLQASIPLIMVLVSVLSYFISGREDIIYRFLDFLPNTTIELIAEVIDILLISSQSPTVTTITILFALWSATSGINKLVNAINHAYGLHKQKQAIKQRLMSVLFTLIFISLIVFMLIFQIYGTSIINIFNAQIIEKITVHFNTNIQKALDMISSPLFKLITFVLPFLIMAIAIGVFYRYSPSKANNRISVKEAFCGGLFATVAIFIASFIYSYFVNNYSNQSLVYGALAGILALFIWLLMVSTIIILGAECIAAYREGYKEDFFDKEVNTEDESSLKDNVIELIRKKGNEK